A single region of the Microbulbifer sp. MKSA007 genome encodes:
- a CDS encoding aminotransferase class I/II-fold pyridoxal phosphate-dependent enzyme — translation MEANLEDVKILSPRRNSTEAKNIDELAKEQLQHFCIDSESEHGKLLEQTATLLYQAQGNLSQLWSQVTDTLQRLDKSDKIAYFNAKRFMSFQLAKLLDTLQNPLRASFQSLQGDDFNITTRGGYPLFDNIPAIFSATPVIARTATYIYACTEWVDDAFRGREPSHDIYSRLLNPTSISLANAIVDLECGPEASEYMAWNFNSGMAAIDALLSNQLRHGDILIVSRNIYGGTHQLLQDFYARKDKLSINLAWFDGTTGEEFEKLLADTQHAYADEISAGAKIHVYIESPCNPHGIMLDVPAICKTAHRENILVSLDATLATPFLYQPLRRKDREERPDFVVHSYTKDIGGTGAATAGVVIGENHRMFIPKGDSAKGLNWDQCMFWDVYYIKGAFLDADKAWEVHCGMRTLEMRMLTKCINTLSLSHFFASHSKIRVNSHAVETHPNSGLRESLMRYQFPTPLFSIDMEAAQIPTEAFKSFFDALEPAFGQMVSLGQTNTMVLCPALTSHSELSPEAMEAAGIFPTTIRISVGDENMAQMAAHVINCARLHLDPASPGFSEGFIAPEEADKLFSRFYLESHQKVIETQPKIVDYL, via the coding sequence ATGGAAGCGAACCTAGAAGATGTAAAAATTCTCTCTCCCCGCCGCAACAGCACCGAGGCAAAAAATATTGATGAGCTGGCAAAAGAGCAATTGCAGCACTTTTGCATTGATAGTGAATCAGAACATGGAAAACTGTTAGAACAGACCGCAACCCTGCTCTACCAGGCACAGGGAAATCTGAGCCAGCTGTGGAGCCAGGTAACGGACACACTCCAGCGCTTGGACAAGTCTGACAAGATTGCCTATTTCAATGCCAAACGCTTTATGAGTTTCCAGCTGGCGAAATTATTGGACACCTTACAAAACCCATTGCGAGCCAGCTTTCAAAGCCTACAGGGGGACGACTTTAATATCACCACACGGGGTGGTTACCCCCTGTTCGATAATATTCCTGCTATTTTTTCTGCAACCCCGGTAATTGCCCGCACGGCAACTTACATTTATGCCTGCACCGAGTGGGTGGACGATGCTTTCCGTGGGCGCGAACCGAGCCACGATATTTATTCACGTTTACTCAACCCCACTTCCATTTCCCTGGCCAATGCTATTGTGGATTTGGAATGCGGGCCTGAAGCCAGTGAGTATATGGCCTGGAATTTTAATTCCGGTATGGCTGCAATCGATGCACTCCTGTCAAATCAATTGCGCCACGGGGATATTTTAATTGTTTCCAGGAATATCTATGGCGGCACTCACCAGCTGTTACAGGATTTCTACGCCCGCAAAGATAAACTGTCTATCAATCTGGCCTGGTTTGATGGCACTACCGGTGAAGAGTTCGAAAAGCTACTGGCTGATACCCAGCATGCATACGCAGACGAAATCAGTGCCGGAGCAAAAATACACGTCTATATTGAGTCTCCATGCAATCCCCACGGGATCATGCTGGATGTACCGGCTATTTGTAAAACCGCTCACCGGGAAAATATCCTGGTAAGCCTGGATGCCACCCTGGCAACCCCTTTCCTATATCAGCCACTGCGCCGCAAAGATAGGGAAGAGAGACCGGATTTTGTTGTTCACTCCTACACCAAGGATATCGGTGGCACCGGTGCCGCCACTGCCGGTGTGGTTATCGGCGAAAACCACCGCATGTTTATCCCTAAAGGCGACAGCGCAAAAGGCCTTAATTGGGATCAGTGCATGTTCTGGGATGTTTATTACATCAAGGGGGCTTTCCTGGATGCAGACAAGGCCTGGGAAGTGCATTGCGGTATGCGCACCCTGGAAATGCGTATGCTCACCAAGTGTATTAATACTTTGAGCCTCAGCCATTTTTTCGCCAGTCACAGCAAGATTCGTGTCAACAGCCATGCAGTGGAAACCCACCCCAATTCCGGGCTGCGAGAATCGCTGATGCGCTACCAGTTCCCCACACCATTATTCAGCATCGACATGGAAGCTGCGCAAATTCCCACCGAAGCCTTTAAAAGTTTCTTTGACGCGCTGGAGCCCGCTTTCGGGCAGATGGTGAGCTTGGGCCAGACAAATACCATGGTGCTCTGCCCTGCCCTGACATCTCACTCAGAGCTATCACCTGAAGCGATGGAAGCGGCGGGTATATTCCCAACCACCATCCGAATTTCTGTTGGGGATGAAAATATGGCGCAGATGGCCGCTCATGTGATCAACTGCGCGCGCCTGCATCTCGATCCAGCTAGCCCAGGATTTAGCGAGGGCTTTATCGCTCCGGAAGAAGCCGACAAACTCTTCAGCCGCTTTTATCTCGAGTCGCACCAAAAAGTGATAGAGACACAGCCAAAAATTGTGGACTATCTCTAA
- a CDS encoding serine protease, with protein sequence MPKLSTWLFAWILCCLSTVAMAQGYEKLYSDYRGSLYQIRLIEKSSNSKAGLGSGFQISPDGLIATNYHVVAQAVSEPDEYSLEYLAVNGTRGKLTLLDIDVVNDLALLRQEKPGDEYLELATDTPKKGETIVSLGNPLDLGMTLIPGTYNGIAGGSFYDRIHFAGSINPGMSGGPAINTQGQVVGINVATAGNQVSFLVPVDKLSSLLKHYRAEGGTLNLKQVTYQQLLDNQQKIIDSILRADWQRRALGEAQVVGEIIPAIKCWGNTQESETNPIKRIDKGCTGQDVIFLSDDFNTGRVEYEFFWLQAEDLLPARFYAEYEGQMDSFYPGNSAGEEDVTNFRCQQGFTSQERGNETSVSKPDRNREPLIARTSYCVRRYKDFPDLYDIFFLSLSVDQKNRALVSHFTLSGFTQESADAFTQKFTSEIQWP encoded by the coding sequence ATGCCGAAACTTTCCACGTGGCTCTTCGCCTGGATTCTGTGCTGCTTATCCACTGTTGCAATGGCGCAAGGCTATGAAAAGCTCTACAGTGATTATCGCGGCAGCCTCTATCAAATTCGACTTATCGAAAAATCCTCCAATTCAAAAGCCGGCCTGGGGTCAGGCTTTCAAATCTCCCCCGATGGATTGATCGCCACCAATTACCACGTAGTGGCTCAAGCGGTTAGCGAGCCGGACGAGTACTCCCTGGAATATCTTGCAGTTAATGGCACCCGGGGAAAATTAACTCTACTGGATATTGATGTGGTCAATGACCTGGCGCTGCTGCGCCAGGAGAAGCCGGGAGACGAATACCTGGAGTTGGCGACAGACACCCCCAAAAAAGGGGAAACCATTGTCTCCTTGGGTAACCCATTGGACCTCGGCATGACCTTGATTCCCGGGACCTATAACGGTATTGCCGGCGGTAGCTTCTACGATCGTATTCACTTTGCCGGATCTATTAATCCGGGAATGAGCGGCGGGCCAGCGATCAATACCCAGGGGCAGGTAGTGGGCATTAATGTGGCGACTGCAGGCAACCAGGTTAGCTTCCTGGTACCAGTGGATAAGCTGTCGTCACTTTTAAAACACTACCGCGCTGAAGGCGGCACTCTCAACCTGAAGCAAGTAACTTATCAACAGCTTTTGGATAACCAGCAAAAAATTATCGACTCAATACTTAGGGCCGACTGGCAGCGTCGCGCCCTCGGTGAGGCCCAGGTTGTCGGTGAAATAATTCCAGCCATTAAATGCTGGGGAAACACCCAAGAGAGCGAAACCAATCCGATCAAGCGAATTGATAAAGGCTGCACCGGACAAGATGTTATTTTCCTGTCCGACGACTTCAACACCGGGCGGGTAGAGTACGAATTTTTCTGGCTGCAAGCCGAGGATCTTCTGCCCGCGCGCTTTTATGCCGAGTACGAAGGGCAGATGGACTCCTTTTACCCAGGCAATAGCGCTGGAGAAGAAGATGTAACCAATTTCCGCTGCCAGCAAGGATTTACCTCTCAGGAGCGCGGCAATGAAACCTCGGTATCGAAGCCGGATCGCAATCGCGAGCCCCTGATCGCGCGCACCAGCTACTGTGTCAGGCGCTACAAGGACTTTCCTGACCTCTACGATATTTTCTTCCTGAGCCTAAGTGTGGATCAGAAAAATCGCGCACTGGTCAGCCACTTTACCTTGTCCGGCTTTACCCAGGAGTCCGCCGACGCCTTTACTCAGAAGTTTACGAGCGAGATCCAATGGCCCTGA
- a CDS encoding FHA domain-containing protein yields the protein MALIIEELNRAHRVQLRYRMDGDKFTLGRAYDNDAILEDIHSDAHHAEIKRGEDGQYVLHDLNSTNGCQLLGNLKDKSVKPDTIAQHRISSGDLLQCGKSRFRVFHTDDPVPEATPLHSLENLFSSLSHPLGAILLLLCFGFASVLMSYLGYARNYQWTIAVNILATAIIGMVIYAGVWAFIGRVVRHETHFFTHLSIAAIGALTYTFWEWLRGLINFNFAIGTTIQVLDFLVLAIILPAMLWSACYLATNLARGWRWTVALTLPLAFLGLGLAESVNNMDEFSEVPPISTELKYDNMLFRNPVPMQEFIGNSADLFDISIKKKETKEGAEGSSSDNQSSTAEVES from the coding sequence ATGGCCCTGATTATTGAAGAACTCAATCGCGCCCATCGGGTGCAGCTGCGCTACCGAATGGACGGGGATAAATTTACCCTGGGCCGCGCTTACGACAACGATGCAATTCTGGAGGACATCCATTCCGATGCCCACCATGCCGAAATCAAGCGGGGAGAGGACGGCCAGTACGTCTTACACGACCTCAATTCGACCAACGGCTGCCAGCTTTTGGGAAACCTGAAAGATAAGTCCGTTAAACCCGATACCATCGCTCAACACAGGATTTCCTCCGGTGACTTGCTGCAGTGTGGGAAGTCACGCTTCCGGGTTTTCCATACGGATGACCCGGTACCTGAAGCTACCCCTCTCCATTCACTGGAAAACCTGTTTTCCAGCTTGTCCCACCCCCTGGGAGCAATACTGCTGCTGTTGTGTTTTGGCTTCGCCAGCGTACTGATGAGCTACCTCGGTTACGCCCGAAACTATCAATGGACTATTGCCGTCAACATTCTTGCCACGGCCATAATTGGCATGGTGATTTACGCCGGAGTCTGGGCGTTTATCGGCAGGGTTGTCAGGCATGAAACGCACTTTTTCACCCATCTATCCATCGCCGCCATAGGTGCACTTACTTACACTTTTTGGGAATGGCTGAGGGGGCTAATCAATTTCAATTTTGCCATCGGCACTACTATTCAGGTCTTGGACTTCCTGGTACTCGCCATCATATTACCGGCAATGCTCTGGTCCGCCTGCTATTTGGCCACCAACCTCGCCAGAGGCTGGCGCTGGACAGTGGCACTGACACTGCCACTGGCATTCCTCGGCCTAGGTTTAGCTGAAAGCGTTAACAACATGGACGAATTCAGCGAGGTTCCGCCGATATCCACAGAGCTGAAATACGATAATATGCTGTTCCGCAACCCTGTTCCCATGCAGGAATTTATTGGAAATTCGGCCGACCTGTTTGATATCTCCATTAAGAAAAAAGAAACTAAAGAAGGCGCTGAAGGCTCTTCCAGCGACAATCAAAGTAGTACCGCAGAGGTAGAATCATGA
- the hisC gene encoding histidinol-phosphate transaminase: MSKIYWSPGLDQLEPYTPGEQPKSETLIKLNTNENPYPASPEALKLLEQHDFADALRRYPDPESCELRRAIADKHNLSAEQVFVGNGSDEVLALSFYSFFRRSEPLLFPDITYSFYPVYCQLFNIKSRTVPLHGDFSIQLEDYAAPAAGVIIPNPNAPTGRYLPLEQIEQLLRSQPERVVVIDEAYIDFGGQSAATLIDRYPNLLVIHTLSKSYALAGLRLGFAMGQKHLIEGLLRAKNSFNSYPIDAIAQRVAAAAIRDTAWHSDNCGKVIATRERCERALTDLGFEVIPSQANFLLTKPPEPGAEALYLALRERNILVRYFNKPRISEYLRISIGTDEEMEQLIRNCKEILASQS; the protein is encoded by the coding sequence ATGAGCAAGATTTATTGGAGCCCAGGGCTCGACCAGCTGGAACCCTATACACCCGGGGAGCAGCCCAAGAGTGAAACCCTGATAAAGCTCAATACCAATGAGAACCCCTACCCTGCCTCTCCCGAAGCTTTAAAGCTCTTGGAGCAACACGACTTTGCCGATGCATTGCGCCGCTATCCCGACCCGGAGTCCTGTGAATTGCGCCGCGCTATTGCCGATAAGCACAATCTCTCTGCTGAGCAAGTATTTGTGGGCAATGGCTCCGATGAAGTGCTGGCTCTGAGTTTTTACAGTTTTTTCCGCCGCAGCGAGCCCCTGCTATTTCCGGATATCACCTACAGTTTCTACCCAGTTTATTGCCAGCTCTTCAATATCAAAAGCCGCACTGTTCCCCTGCACGGTGATTTCTCTATCCAGCTTGAGGACTATGCAGCCCCTGCAGCCGGTGTAATTATTCCCAACCCCAATGCACCCACGGGACGGTACCTGCCGCTAGAGCAAATTGAACAGCTCTTGCGCTCACAGCCTGAAAGAGTGGTGGTTATTGATGAGGCCTATATCGATTTTGGCGGACAGAGTGCAGCAACACTCATCGATCGCTACCCCAACCTGTTGGTGATACACACACTGTCAAAGTCCTATGCCCTCGCAGGGCTTCGCCTCGGCTTTGCCATGGGGCAGAAGCACCTGATTGAAGGATTGCTAAGAGCCAAGAACTCCTTTAACTCCTACCCCATTGATGCCATTGCCCAGCGTGTGGCCGCTGCAGCGATCCGCGATACCGCCTGGCACAGCGACAATTGCGGCAAGGTCATCGCCACCCGGGAGCGCTGTGAGCGGGCGCTTACAGACCTGGGGTTCGAAGTGATTCCCTCCCAAGCCAATTTCCTTCTGACCAAACCACCGGAGCCCGGCGCAGAAGCCCTATATCTGGCACTGCGGGAGCGTAATATTCTCGTGCGTTACTTCAACAAGCCCCGGATCAGTGAGTACTTGCGTATCTCTATTGGCACCGATGAGGAAATGGAGCAGCTGATAAGGAACTGCAAAGAGATACTTGCGTCACAGAGCTAG
- the mepA gene encoding penicillin-insensitive murein endopeptidase, with amino-acid sequence MHPKAQNSVSTTEAVSPFKAGFLRQLTHTLILTSALASGAASANDWDKVEGPSAQTPSSIGTYTNGCLSGGETLPLRGEGYQLVRTGRDRHFAHPQTINFLKEFSQSVAQKDLGRIQIGDMSMARGGPFGSGGHNSHQTGLDVDIWYSQDRRAAERPLTPWERDNISAVALADERKHRLIPENWDDRVPKILRLASEDQRVERIFVHPTIKRHLCEISGEDNEWLRKVRPWWGHNYHFHVRLACPEGSTNCKPQAPVTTAACGSDLDWWFSDDFYAILNGTKPQPKQKKPKPKTLPQQCEQVLTAPSAGTTTE; translated from the coding sequence ATGCACCCGAAAGCTCAAAATTCAGTATCCACTACCGAGGCCGTCAGCCCCTTTAAAGCGGGATTTTTACGGCAATTAACCCACACCCTGATTCTCACCTCGGCCCTAGCGAGCGGCGCCGCAAGTGCCAACGACTGGGATAAGGTCGAAGGGCCCAGTGCACAGACACCATCGAGTATTGGCACCTACACCAATGGCTGCCTGAGTGGCGGGGAGACCCTGCCATTGAGGGGAGAGGGCTATCAGTTGGTGAGGACTGGCCGCGATCGACATTTTGCCCACCCCCAGACCATTAACTTCCTAAAGGAGTTTTCCCAGAGCGTGGCGCAGAAAGATCTGGGCAGAATCCAGATCGGTGACATGTCTATGGCTCGAGGGGGCCCTTTCGGCAGTGGTGGGCACAACAGCCACCAAACCGGCCTGGACGTAGACATCTGGTATTCCCAGGATCGGCGAGCCGCAGAGCGTCCCCTCACCCCGTGGGAGCGTGATAATATTTCTGCTGTTGCCTTGGCTGATGAGCGCAAACACCGCCTAATCCCTGAAAACTGGGACGACCGGGTTCCCAAAATCCTGCGCTTGGCCTCAGAGGACCAGCGGGTCGAACGAATTTTTGTACACCCGACCATCAAGCGCCACCTGTGCGAAATATCCGGCGAAGATAACGAGTGGCTGCGCAAAGTGCGCCCCTGGTGGGGGCACAATTACCATTTTCATGTACGCCTGGCGTGCCCAGAGGGAAGCACCAACTGTAAGCCCCAGGCTCCGGTGACCACTGCAGCCTGTGGCAGTGACTTGGATTGGTGGTTTAGCGATGACTTCTATGCAATTCTCAATGGCACTAAACCCCAGCCGAAACAGAAAAAGCCGAAACCAAAGACCTTGCCCCAACAGTGCGAACAGGTATTAACCGCACCTTCGGCAGGCACTACGACGGAATAA
- a CDS encoding D-alanine--D-alanine ligase, protein MINTLLICGGGGSEHDVSLRTADFIEDKLSAAEDIALLRVEMDSSGCLTDSQGRVYHIFYDRKIRDEEGNSWDVDYVIPAIHGYPGETGDLQSQLDMFGIPYFGSAPEPSKICFNKIKTKMWLSALGIENTPYEFLHSTEVEELQKAHDALENWGEVFVKASNQGSSVGCFKVRDKEGLEAAIEDAFKLSPYVLIEKALKARELEVAVYHYNDDVIATRPGEVRAPTDTFYTYKEKYAEGSRAVTFIEAADLHEEQLQWIAEVSLRTFKALKLKDLSRIDFFLTETGELYLNEVNTFPGMTPNSMFPKMMENHGHNFTEYLAGLIRSAVSSPNDKT, encoded by the coding sequence ATGATTAACACCTTGCTTATCTGCGGCGGTGGCGGCAGCGAGCACGACGTATCCCTCAGAACTGCTGATTTTATCGAGGACAAGTTGTCAGCGGCAGAGGACATCGCCCTATTGCGGGTGGAAATGGATAGCAGTGGCTGCCTTACCGACAGCCAGGGCCGGGTTTACCATATCTTTTACGATCGCAAAATTCGCGATGAAGAAGGTAACTCCTGGGATGTGGACTACGTAATTCCTGCAATTCACGGCTACCCGGGAGAGACTGGCGATTTGCAGTCGCAACTGGATATGTTCGGCATCCCCTATTTCGGCTCTGCACCTGAGCCCAGCAAAATCTGCTTTAACAAAATTAAAACCAAGATGTGGCTCAGCGCTCTGGGTATTGAAAACACACCTTACGAGTTTTTGCACAGCACTGAAGTCGAGGAACTACAAAAAGCTCACGATGCCCTGGAGAACTGGGGCGAGGTATTTGTAAAAGCCTCCAATCAGGGATCTTCCGTAGGTTGCTTTAAGGTCCGTGACAAAGAGGGCTTAGAGGCCGCGATCGAAGACGCCTTTAAACTCTCCCCTTATGTGCTGATAGAAAAAGCATTGAAAGCCAGAGAGCTGGAAGTTGCGGTTTACCACTACAACGATGATGTCATCGCAACCCGCCCGGGAGAAGTACGCGCCCCAACAGATACTTTTTACACTTATAAGGAAAAGTATGCCGAGGGCAGCCGCGCGGTCACCTTTATCGAAGCTGCTGATCTTCACGAAGAACAGCTTCAATGGATAGCCGAAGTATCCCTGCGCACTTTCAAGGCCCTAAAGCTTAAGGATTTGTCCCGCATAGACTTTTTCCTGACAGAGACCGGCGAACTCTACCTCAATGAGGTCAATACTTTTCCCGGTATGACCCCAAACTCCATGTTCCCCAAAATGATGGAAAACCACGGGCACAATTTCACCGAATACCTGGCCGGTCTGATCCGCTCTGCGGTATCTTCACCTAACGACAAGACATAA
- a CDS encoding HNH endonuclease gives MHARILRLNLAGQPLEWLSWQEASCLYVRELVTWSLGGVVQRVRGGFNRNGDRSSLDLAAIIACGGARMARPRRRPPLTNRALFFRDSHTCLYCGNFFKSVDLTRDHVIPVSKGGVDSWENVVAACRRCNQHKGNQLLENIDMELLALPFCPNAAEYLALINSERIRGDQMEFLRGQFSRRRQQGWLLH, from the coding sequence ATGCACGCGAGAATATTGCGTTTAAATCTGGCGGGTCAACCGCTGGAGTGGCTGAGTTGGCAAGAGGCATCCTGTTTGTACGTGCGGGAGCTGGTTACATGGTCGCTGGGAGGTGTTGTCCAGCGGGTGAGAGGAGGCTTTAATCGCAATGGCGATCGTTCCAGCCTCGATCTGGCCGCTATTATCGCCTGTGGCGGTGCACGTATGGCCCGTCCGCGCCGGCGCCCACCCCTAACAAATCGAGCACTGTTTTTTCGCGATTCCCATACTTGTCTTTATTGCGGTAATTTCTTTAAAAGTGTGGATTTGACACGGGACCATGTTATTCCTGTTTCCAAAGGCGGAGTTGATTCCTGGGAAAATGTGGTCGCGGCCTGCAGGCGCTGTAACCAGCATAAGGGCAATCAACTATTGGAAAATATCGACATGGAGCTGTTGGCCTTGCCCTTCTGTCCCAATGCAGCTGAATACCTTGCCCTGATTAACAGTGAGCGGATTCGCGGCGATCAGATGGAGTTTCTGCGCGGCCAGTTTTCACGGCGACGTCAACAGGGGTGGTTGTTGCACTAG
- a CDS encoding PQQ-dependent sugar dehydrogenase: MKYTLIFFIALGAVLSTALATFKSSVSVPWRQLVGGVKTTEKEVTGRLTAANGYSVQLFAGDVPGARWLTVTRNGDIIVSQPKHGKVSLLLQDKDGDGRSDGQKTLIDNLQRPHGLLLHDGWLYIAESDAVGRVPFDHSDGRLAGRYQRIIENLEDDGHWTKTIDMSPDGWLFLSSGSSCNVCIEKDPRRATIMRMKPNGDNFEIYATGLRNSVGFDWSPKDGGLYATDNGRDWLGDNLPPDELNLIRKDQFYGWPYAYGDRVPDPDLGVDASPEIQQKIADSIPAVYEFRAHNAPLGIKFLRSVEQPKDYRHAALVALHGSWNRSVKDGYKVVSLHWSNDGEIQQRDFLWGFLSNDRQTVYGRPVAIAEDKLGNIYISDDYAGAVYRVSQGTPRQAVLTTQQPQLQKTSTANALSIDAEVVQLGAQLYRSNDCAHCHQAQFPLRNLSAKYTAQTLADYFDAPTPPMPNYNFTAVQKKALAHYLLSQESSL, translated from the coding sequence TTGAAATATACGCTAATATTTTTTATCGCCCTCGGCGCGGTGCTTTCTACCGCCTTAGCCACCTTTAAATCCAGCGTCAGCGTGCCTTGGCGCCAGCTGGTCGGTGGTGTCAAAACAACAGAAAAAGAAGTGACAGGCCGGCTGACCGCAGCAAATGGATACTCGGTCCAGTTATTTGCAGGGGATGTTCCCGGCGCACGCTGGCTCACAGTGACCCGCAATGGAGACATCATCGTCTCTCAGCCTAAACATGGCAAAGTTTCACTTTTATTACAAGATAAAGACGGCGACGGCCGCAGTGACGGGCAAAAGACCCTTATTGATAATCTTCAACGGCCCCACGGATTATTGCTACACGACGGCTGGTTATATATTGCCGAAAGTGACGCAGTTGGACGGGTTCCCTTTGATCATTCTGATGGGCGACTCGCTGGGCGCTACCAGAGAATTATTGAAAATCTTGAGGACGATGGACACTGGACAAAAACTATTGATATGAGTCCCGATGGATGGCTTTTTCTCAGCAGTGGTTCCAGCTGCAACGTTTGTATTGAAAAAGATCCTCGCCGCGCAACCATCATGAGAATGAAACCAAACGGAGATAATTTTGAAATATACGCCACCGGCCTGCGTAATAGTGTGGGGTTCGATTGGTCTCCAAAAGATGGCGGACTTTACGCAACAGATAATGGCCGCGATTGGCTCGGCGACAACTTGCCGCCAGATGAGCTCAACCTGATTCGCAAAGACCAATTCTACGGATGGCCCTACGCTTACGGTGACCGGGTTCCCGATCCGGATCTTGGGGTGGATGCAAGCCCTGAAATCCAGCAAAAGATTGCTGACTCAATTCCTGCTGTGTACGAATTTCGCGCTCACAACGCGCCACTCGGGATTAAATTTTTGCGCAGTGTGGAACAGCCTAAGGATTATCGCCATGCAGCGCTGGTCGCCCTGCACGGCTCGTGGAACCGCAGCGTGAAAGATGGTTATAAAGTTGTCTCCCTGCACTGGAGTAACGACGGGGAAATTCAACAGAGGGATTTCCTGTGGGGATTTCTCAGTAATGACCGCCAAACGGTTTACGGCCGCCCTGTCGCCATCGCCGAGGATAAACTGGGCAACATCTATATTTCCGATGACTACGCCGGTGCAGTTTATCGTGTGAGCCAAGGGACCCCTCGCCAAGCTGTATTGACAACACAGCAGCCACAACTGCAAAAAACATCCACGGCCAACGCGCTTTCAATAGATGCCGAGGTGGTGCAACTGGGCGCGCAGCTCTATCGGTCTAACGATTGTGCCCACTGCCATCAGGCCCAGTTTCCCCTGCGCAACCTGTCCGCTAAATACACAGCGCAGACCCTGGCTGACTACTTCGATGCCCCAACACCACCAATGCCTAACTACAACTTTACGGCGGTGCAGAAAAAAGCCCTGGCGCACTATCTATTATCCCAAGAGTCGAGCCTCTAG
- a CDS encoding exodeoxyribonuclease VII small subunit encodes MAAKKKTATFEESLEALEQLVERLEGGDLPLEEALADFEKGVKLTRECQQKLAKAEQKVKLLIEESGNIRELPFDADDNSGDPV; translated from the coding sequence ATGGCGGCAAAGAAAAAAACAGCAACTTTTGAAGAGAGTCTCGAGGCGTTAGAACAGCTGGTTGAGCGACTCGAAGGCGGAGATCTCCCATTGGAGGAGGCTCTCGCTGATTTCGAAAAGGGAGTGAAACTCACCCGGGAGTGCCAACAGAAGCTCGCCAAAGCCGAGCAGAAAGTGAAGCTGTTAATTGAAGAGAGCGGCAATATCCGCGAGCTCCCCTTTGATGCCGACGACAACTCCGGGGACCCAGTTTAA
- a CDS encoding polyprenyl synthetase family protein: MPEELKAFLQASSTRVESRIQQALNTPIDGSEKLFEAMRYAALGPGKRLRPALVYACAQVFRGVDFDLAYCDSTAAALECIHAYSLVHDDLPAMDDDDLRRGRPTCHIAYDEATAILAGDALQTQAFELLLAEPLAPQLQLQLMRELATAAGARGMVAGQAIDLDSVDQTLTLDQLEPMHRLKTGALICASARMGALLGGASERELEIITGYAQAIGLAFQVQDDILDITAETAVLGKTQGADALRNKPTYVSLLGVDGARDKLAKLHAQASQALQSLDGDTLLLQQLADYIVQRGH, translated from the coding sequence CTGCCAGAGGAGCTGAAAGCCTTTCTACAGGCCTCCTCCACACGCGTCGAAAGCCGAATCCAGCAGGCGCTCAACACCCCGATCGACGGCTCAGAAAAGCTGTTCGAAGCAATGCGCTATGCCGCACTGGGCCCCGGCAAACGCCTGCGCCCCGCTCTCGTCTACGCCTGTGCCCAGGTTTTTCGGGGTGTCGATTTTGACCTGGCCTATTGCGATAGCACAGCGGCGGCCCTGGAGTGCATTCACGCCTACTCCCTGGTCCACGACGACCTGCCGGCAATGGATGACGACGACCTTCGTCGAGGTCGCCCCACCTGTCATATCGCCTATGACGAAGCCACAGCCATTCTCGCCGGCGACGCACTGCAAACCCAGGCTTTCGAGTTGCTTCTCGCAGAACCGCTCGCGCCTCAATTGCAGTTACAACTTATGCGTGAGCTCGCCACTGCGGCGGGGGCCCGAGGTATGGTCGCCGGCCAGGCTATCGACCTGGACTCCGTTGACCAAACCCTGACCCTGGATCAGCTGGAGCCCATGCACCGCCTGAAGACCGGGGCTCTGATTTGTGCCAGCGCACGTATGGGCGCACTGCTGGGGGGTGCCAGCGAGAGGGAGCTGGAGATTATTACCGGCTACGCCCAAGCTATTGGACTGGCATTCCAAGTTCAGGACGATATTCTCGATATCACTGCTGAAACTGCGGTTCTGGGCAAAACCCAGGGCGCCGATGCCCTGCGCAACAAACCCACTTATGTCTCTCTGCTCGGCGTCGACGGCGCCCGGGACAAGCTGGCAAAACTGCACGCCCAGGCCTCCCAGGCACTGCAAAGTCTCGATGGCGATACCCTGCTACTGCAGCAGCTCGCAGACTATATCGTGCAGCGCGGACACTAA